AACCCCTTGGAATATAAGCTCCTCAGAACCCGAAACACCACTAGAAGCCTCGGTTTCAAATTGGTCCTGTAGTTTCCGATTTTTCACTTCCATGTAACTGCAAAACAATGCTCACTGTTTCATGCCTAGTTTATAAGACAAGTAAAGATTACACAGAAAATTAAGACATTAAAATGCCAAAACAAACACTTTCAGAGGGAAAGTCCAAACCTTTACATCGTAATTTCAAAAACCCACCACTACTACTACTACAAGTGTTACATAGAATTTAGAGAAGAACCTTCCGAAAtcggaaaatggagaagaacgataagaagaagaagaaggacgaGAAGCGGCGCCCCATGCGGCGCCTAGGGTTTTCTGATTGCTCTTCTTAGACTTCTTGCTACTCCCACTGTTCCCTGAAGAATTGGAACCGATGCTACGCTTCATTGCAGAGACGGAGAAGAAGCTTTCAACGCAATTTTTTTCCAAATCGTGAAGTCAGTGCAGGGGGTTTATATATAAAACACGAACTTTTTCAAGTTAGTACTCAAACTTATTTCTTTCTTTCGTAAATACCCATTACTTTCAAAATTATcatttacttatatatttttcttatctcaTCCGTAATGATTTAAATTTGGTCTTTGCTATTCGAGCTTACTCAAGATTCTAAAAGGCACCTAGGACCCACTCTAGGCGGCAACTCGGTTCAATCTGaaacgatttttttaaaatctgatTTATACTGATTTATACGATTCAAATTGGTTTAAACTATTCTAAATCGATTTAAATTTatctaaatatatgaaattaagcaataatattattataaatctacaaatttgtctaatttcttatgttttgcatatttaatttttataattcttcataataattttataattaaacttaaaactaaaatatgttatataaatatataatataaataaaataaatcaatatattgCCAATGCTTAGGACCCGAATAATCCGTCTAATCGCTACTCCTCTGTAAAACGCCTAGTAACCGCCTAGCAAATTTTAGAACACTGAGCCTACTAGCGTATTAAaagtaaacaaatattaaaGTCGAGAATAATCTTTACTTTCGTTTAGATTAGATGGAAGGTGTTTTGTAGGTTAGATAGTAGTTCAGGGGCTATATATCTAAAGCAAATAGTTTAAGgggttttttgttaattattattttcgcGCGCTAtccccagaaaaaaaaaaccccctTTCTTGTTCCGCTCTCGATTTTCTCTGATTACTGTGTAGAAAAGATTCAattttgagaaagaaaaagaaatgccAGTGGCGAGACCAGAGACATCGGATGCAAGAGTTATCGCTCATGTGGACATGGATTGCTTCTACGTTCAAGGTCTCTTTTACCTATCTAGCCCTAATTGTATACAGTCGCTGTACACTTAAGTGAGAGAAGGTCCCAATGGATTATTATAGAGCTCtttcgaatttgaaaaactgTTGGGTTTCCAATTTCTGGAAAAgggttttgtttgtttctcaTTGGCTGTGTTAAAGTTGTCTCCTTTTATTACATGATTAGTGGAGCAACGGAAGCAACCGGAGTTGCGAGGACTTCCTACTGCGGTTGTACAGTACAATGAATGGCAAGGTGGTGCTTTGATTGCTGTTAGCTACGAGGCACGTAGCTGTGGCGTCAAACGGTTAGTCTAATTCAACAATATGCTTCTTTCCCCTCCTCCCAATTGTGTTTATTGTGTGTCTAAAGGATGGAATTTTCAGGTCCATGAGAGGTGAGGAGGCTAAAGCTGCTTGCCCTGAGATTCAGTTGGTTCAAGTTCCTGTCGCTCGTGGTAAAGCTGACCTGAATACATATCGCAGTGCCGGTTCAGAGGTTGTGGGagtatgtttaaaatgttttgtgttTGTGTCTAACTATAAGCTAAAGTTTTCCTCGTGTATGTGTCTCCGTAGGTGGTTTCGATTCTAGCGCAAAGCGGTAAATGTGAGAGGGCTTCGATTGATGAAGTGTATCTCGACCTCACCGATGCAGCAGAAAGCATGCTGGCCGATGCGCCTCCAGAGAGTTTGGAATCTATAGATGAGGAAGCTCTTAAATCACATATTCTTGGAATGAGCAGAGAGGTGTTTGATTGAGATTCTTCTAATATTTTGATCTTAAGTTGTTTTTACTGCTTTGATACTGTTTTTTTGGCTTTGGTTCAGGATGGAGATGATTTTAAGGAGAGTGTCCGTGATTGGATATGTAGAAAAGATGCTGATCGCCGTGATAAGTTATTAGGTTGTGGAATCATCATTGTTGCAGAACTACGGAAACAagtgttgaaggagactgagtTTAGCTGTTCTGCTGGCATAGCCCATAACAAGGCAAGAAGCTATTTGTTTTgtatgtttttgtttccttttattgCTACTTTTAGTGACAACATGTAACTTAACAAGCAGATGCTAGCCAAACTTGCTAGTGGAATGAACAAACCTGCCCAGCAAACTGTTGTACCATACGCAGCTGTACAGGAACTTCTCAGTTCTTTGCCAATAAAGAAAATGTAAGTTAGCTTGATCAAATTTAGTGACCCCAGtgcatattttatttataagaatTAAATCATTTGTGTATAAACCTGtaagattttaatatttgttatcGGTATGTTCTAAAAAGCTTATGCATGTCTTAAATTGTGCTTTGCATCTTTAATCTATGTCCCATGATCATAAGATTGTTAGCTGCGGTTGGTTATTGTTTAGAAACTCTAATTATGTATCTTGCAGGAAACAACTGGGAGGAAAGCTGGGAACTAGCTTGCAAACTGACTTGGGAATTGACACTGTGGGGGACTTGTTGCAGTTTTCTGAAACTAAGCTGCAAGAACATTACGGAATAAATACTGGgtaataatagaaaatatagaaacttGTTCTCCTGGACTCTTAGGCTAGtgatgattcttaaatacttTTAACGAAATGACTGTGTTTGCCTAAAAAGCACTTATGTGCTTGACATAAAATTAAAAGGATATGGGACTTCGTACTTGTTTGTAACCAAGGTTATTAATACTTGTTTTAATATGGCTTGTAGTACATGGTTATGGAATATTGCAAGAGGAATCAGTGGGGAAGAAGTGCAAGGCCGTCTTCTCCCCAAAAGCCATGGTTCTGGAAAGACATTTCCTGGACCTCGTGCTTTGAGGTCACTCTCAAATGTAAGACTTGAATCTCAGCCATACCATATAACTGTTTTCTTAATGAGATCTGTTATACTCTTAGGTTCAGCATTGGCTGAATCAGCTTTCGGAAGAACTATACGAGCGTCTCAGTTCTGACTTGGAGCAGAATAAGCGAATTGCAAGCACCCTTACCCTTCATGCTAGCGCTTTCAGAGTACTTATTTTTCTCCTGTATTTGTACTTTGCACAAATGTTTTGCTTCgttatatatcattttatctGCAAAAGAAtacgaataaaaaaaaatcaattttgttGGTGAAATGTAATGCAGTCAAAGGATTCAGATTCTCACAAGAAGTTTCCTTCAAAATCATGTCCTCTTAGATATGGGGTAGCCAAGATTCAAGAAGATGCCTTTAACTTGTTCCAAGCTGCGTTACGTGAATACATGGGACCTTTCGGGCCTAAACCTCAAGGCAATAAGAAAGAAACATGGAGAATCACAGGTCTCTCTGTTTCAGCTAGTAAAATCGTTGATATACCATCTGTAAGTTCTCATAGCGTCTAACATATCCTCTAGCTGTTGATAGCTGGTGTTCTTCACTGAACTGGTAGAAGTGATATCTTATGACCGTAGGGAACAAGCTCGATAATGAGATATTTTCAAAGTCAAACTACAATTCCTTCTTGTTCAGCAAGTGGTTTTCCTCAAGAACATGTAGCGGTGACTCCCTCAGGTATCCTAGATGTTTCCTGTAAGAACTTCTACTGTTCTTGATTCTGGTAACTTAATTTCATGTCTTGTAGCTAGTGAAAGTTGTTCAGAACAGAAGTCGGCAGAAACCCTACCAGCAATGCCTGAAGAAGACATCACCGTAACTTATACTTCGCCTGATTTAGACAACTCATATAGAGACATTGACATAGTCCTTGAAAAGGTATCTATACCAGAAAGTATTTACTCTCATATCTGTATTAGTTTGAATGACTCAAGAGCTTGTTTATGTTACTTGTTTATTTTATCAAGCTATGTTATCAAGTAACTGTTGTACCCTTGAAGAACCAACTGTGCAGTTTCCTTGTCAGGATGCCTCTTGTCAATCAAATGAAGCAAAGGAGTTTCCAACCCAATCAGGCACACAAACAAAGACAATTGGGCGGAAGATAAACAACTCCAAGGAGAAGAATCGGGTATGCGAGTTTATAACCGTTTCTTTTGCTATCTTCTACCTTTTTCTGAGAATCTGTTTTGGTTTATATGTTCTTAGGGAATGCCTTCAATAGTGGATATCTTTAAGAATTACAATGCAAGTCCTCAAGCAAAGGAAGAGACTCAAGAAGATTCAACCGTGTCATTAACAAGTAACAGAGGCAACTTGAGTAGCTCCACAAACCATAGTAGTGAAGTGAATCAAGAGGTGGAAGATAGAAGAGACACAGAGTGGGGATACAAGGTTGGTGAAATTGATCAGTCTGTTTTCGATGAGTTACCCTATGAGATTCAACGAGAACTCAGGAGTTTCCTACGTCCTAATAAACGGCCTAACTCTGGTAAAAGCAAAAGTGGTGATGGCTCTGCTTCTTCAAGCATTGCTCATTATTTTCAACCATTGAAGAGATAGATTCAGGCTCTTGTGTCTCTATGGTTAACTCTGTATTGTATTGTATATGACacattttatttacaaatacaagagttattattattattcagtATTCTAGAAAAAAAGGTTAGGCCACTCTAGTTTCTTAGCATGTGGACCTTTTTACTTGTGTACctaatcaaaattttgtataaaacGTTATTTTCAGAAAGTCAATactgttaattatataataatcaaACTTCTTCTAAACAAGACTTGCCTTATTTTCTTGCCAACAAATATGACTTCTCTTCCTGTACAAAACATGTATCAGTCGACTGAAGCGGCCTCTTGAATGGTTTGGTGCTCTTGGCCGTCTATCCAACGGTTCTCTATAGGGTTTTATTGCAATTCCCTTTCATCATGGTGCCTATTGGcatttgtctttttctttctttggtttATTGGTTGTGTCTTTTGTACCAGGGTTCTTCCTATGGTGAGGTCCCTCAAACTctatattttctaaaacaaatCAGCGTTAAGTTAAAAGGTGATTGAATGATCAAGTCCTACAATATATGATTGGTTCGTAGGCCTCAAAAGGCTTTATATGTGATTCAAAATTGGGCTCTGTCTAACTATAGCCCAAAGACTTGTAAAACATTATACgtctttatttaatttaagaaagcagtttacaataaataaataaaaaagaaagtcCTTCAATTGTAATAaagttcttaattttttgtttatatttgagAGTTGTACAGTaacaaaaaaatctgtagaaacACAAAAAACGTGTCAGAGGAATAAACAGAAAACCTAAAACCGGTTTCTGGTTTAAAGACAAAACAGCAGGCCACTATCATGCCATCCAATGGATTattaattaatcatttttttctcatttttctttcattttgtgTATAAAATTACGACAATATCCTCACACTTGGTCTCCAAATAAGCAATTAATGTAACACCAAAATCAAAGAAgcttgttttaaaaaaaaatccattaaGCTGCCAGCCAAATTTGTCTCTGTGTGCGCAACCCACACGTGAGAGAGCACGCATCTATTCAACAACTTCTCTTGTGTGTTcgtgtaatatatatatatacaaaagggACTTGGTGATCTCATTTCAGTTTAGCTTTTAAGCTTTCGAAGATATATCACCAACCCAAGTTTCCCCCCGAATCTCAGCTTCTGGTGGGTACTTCAAGTTTCTCTCTTGCTTTCTTGCGATGATAAAGCTTTCCTCTTTGTGTCCCTACATTGATGTCGGATTCGATCATTTATTGCTTTGTGTTTTGATTCTTGTCTTAATCAATCAGACCACTTTTGGGCAAAACccatgaaaaaaaatcagatcttTCTCTGAAAATCTTTTTTGGCAGGctgaagaaattaaaattagCCATTAGGGAGGCTCACTTGTGTTATAAATTGATCATCTTTTCGTGTTAATTATTAACTTCAaatcttttgtgttttttttttttttacaggagGAGGAGCCATGTCTCTTTTATCGAAACTACGGTGTATCACAGTAGATGTAACGGGTACGCTCATAGCTTACAAAGGAGAGCTTGGTGATTACTATTGTATGGCTGCTAAAGCCATTGGCTTGCCTTGTCCTGATTACAAACGCGTCCATGAAGGTTTCAAGCTTGCTTACACAGACATGGCTCAAAAGTATCCTTGTTTCGGTTTCTCCGCCAAAATACCAAACGTTGTCTGGTGGAAAACCGTTGTCAGAGATTCATTTGTCaaggtatttttgaattttgctTCTTTAGAAAACGCGCCTATGTATGTATGTCTGCGGCTTACTTTGTTGTTATAATTAGGCAGGATATGAGTATGATGAGGAGACATTTGAGAAAGTGTTTAAACGAATCTATTCGACGTTTGGTTCTGCTGCACCTTACTCTGTGTTTCAAGATTCTCGACCCTTCTTGAGATGGGCACGCCAGAAAGGTCTTATAGTTGGACTTGTTAGCAATGCGGAGTATCGATACCAAGAAGTTATTTTACCTGCCTTGGGTTTGAACAAGGTATTGAACTAGTCTCTCTCATTGTGAAATGTGTTTTGTGATGACTCATTTGATTGGTTGGTGTTTAGGGAGAGTGGGATTTTGGGGTGTTCTCTGGTATTGAAGGGGTGGAGAAACCAGATCCGAGGATTTACAAGCTGGCGTTAGAGAGAGCTGGGAACATTGCGCCTGAGGAGGCTTTGCATATTGGAGATAGTATGCGTAAAGATTATGTTCCGGCAAAGAGTATTGGGATGCATGCTTTGTTGCTTGATAGGTTTAAGACAGAAGCTGCTAAAGACTGGAGGGAAGCTGGAGCTATTGTGCTTCCTGATTTGGTTGCTGTTCAGCAACTTTTGGAATCTGATAAGttgaaatgttaaaaaaaaaaatagactttGTCTTAAGTAAGAATCTGATGTCCCATTGTAGTATTGCACATTTTGGCTCTTTCTTCTTATGAGTAATTAAAAAGAGTTTCAATGTCCCATTTTGGTTACTTCGCTGAGAAGCATATTATACTTTACAGATATCAGAAGTATCACTATAGGCTTACCTGAGAGGCAACCAAAATTGATAATGTTGTGGTGTATAACCTGGTGCAAACTGATGAGGTGAAGGCCTAGTTTCAGTTTCTGTATCAAAATTAAGAAAACTTGACCTCAAATCTATGCATCCAAATCTGTTACAAATGAAAGATTCacaagaaccaaaaaaaaaaaaggccaaGACCTTTATCAAACCGAACTAAACGGCTTTTCTCCTTCATCAAACGCAGAGCCAGACCATTCCCACATAGACACACCTTGAGCCACTGAGCTTGGTTTAGTAATTGGGATCTTTTAATAGACTCATACCTGGAGCGTTTACCCAAAACTGAGTTCTTTGTTGGCTCCCAATGTTCCAAGAAAGCATACTTGGGCAGCTCTGACTCAACAAGAGCAAGCTTTGGCTCAACTTTTTGAAATGTGGTCACACCAAGTCACCAACCATACAAAAATTCgtttcttttttaacttttcTGGACTAGCCCATTCAGTGAATGTCTATCACTTCCaccataaagaagaagaaaaatgatatctaaaaaatattatatgaaacatatttttttagtatttttccgATATTGAAACTGTAGGACCATGATTTATGTTGAATAATTGCAGCATATATTAATTATACCaaccaaaacttaaaaaaataaaaataaactggTGTAACCTGGTGCAAACTGGTAATCAAGAACATAGtatatcattttatatataataacaaagttattgtttttttataaattaaataaattcaaaaaaagttcaaaaaatatatatatttcccaTATAACttactattttaattaaattttatagaaagtatttacagaaaaataaataatcatagaAATATTTGTGCACAAACTCATTAAATGTCtgatcttaattttttatttataatacttaattagttaaataatatattgcaGTATGTTTAAATATCAATTTcgaattatttaataaaattgataatttattCTCTTTATATGTATGTTTTTGGTGATAATATACTGTATTTTTATtgctttaattattattattattagtattattattattaattcttttatttattaatttaatctGAAATTTTTAAACCAGAAATTTCTAAAATCTAAATCATCattcaagttttttttctaaaagctAAAATCTACAGAAAAATCAGAAACTAAAAATTGAAAACcccaaaatccaaaaactaaatcaaaaaccaaaaacaaaaaaaaaatcaataaaaatcagcttaaaatcaatttaaattttgagaaataagaaaaaaggaaagataCAACTAGAAAGGAAACAGTGAACAACCTATAACAGACTCAGCTTCttataaataagataaataagTATGCAAATCTGAAAATCAATTGAAACTTTGgggaataacaaaaaaaaaaaggaaagaagaaactaaaaaggaaattaaacatgataatttagttcaaaaaaattaaacacgataatcaacaaaaacaaaaaggaatAGTGAACAACCTACTCAAGTAGCTTCATATAAATAAGAACGCTACAGACTCCTCTCTAAAGCTATCATTGATTCGATTACTTGTTACTCAGAccaaaaacaaacacacaaaacagAGTCAAAAACCTTATTACAGAGTATGACCAAGATGGTGATGATTAAggaagacaacaacaacaacagcaaagCTCCGAATGTTGTTGGCCAATCTTCTTCAGTACTGGAGTTTGTCTGTTTTCTTGGCCGAGGTAGTTTTGGTTCGGTCGCTCTCATAAGAGACTCCAAACAAAGGTTACACGCTGAGAAATCATCTCCAATAGCTTACATGGAGAGTCTCAAGAAAGAGCATAGGATCATGCTTCGTTTCCGTAACCATCCACGCATCGTCCAAAccacaaaccctaatcttcaCATAGGTATCAACCTCGACCATTGTTACATCTACATGGAGTTTGCCTCCAAAGGTACTCTCCACAACTTCATCTCCAACTTCAGTGGCCAACCAATGCCTGAGGATATGATCAGACGTGCTGCTCTCATGATCCTTCAAGGACTCGAGGCTCTTCACTCTCGCGGCTACGTTCACTGCGACCTCAAGCCGGCTAACGTTCTCCTCTTCCCTTCCAAGATTGTCGGAGAGCCGTGGGATCTCAAGCTTGCTGACTTCGGTCTATCTAAGGAGCCTTCTTGTACGAATCCAAGGTCCTTGTCTGGCGGTACAAAGGAGTACATGTCCCCTGAGTCGTTGGGACCCAACCGAGTGAAGATGATTGGACCAGGTGTTGACATGTGGGCTCTAGGGTGTATTGTGCTTCAGATGTATGGAGGCtatccagtgaagatgggaGAATGTTGTTACAAGTGGAGGCTTCCGAGACTTGTATCTCCGCTGGCCAACGACTTCTTGAGGCGGTGCATGGCGTTGCACCCCTCACGCAGAGCCACCGCAGCGGATCTGTTGAAACATCCTTTTGTTTGAACCAAGGCCaaatcatatgcttcagtactGTCCTCCTCCTGATCCTGTCATAAGACACAATAATGTTATTAGAGAATATTGTGGTAGAAGACAAGGAGGAGACCGATGATGATGGATCCAAGACCTAGCTAGAGATTTTTTCTGCTGAGTTCTCAACCTTTAGGTCTCTGTTGTTAAAGAAAGTTGTCTTTAAGTTTATTCAGTTGAGTTTGAGTCTTGATTTGATTGTTGTTGCACTGTTAAGAACAGTATAATTCATGTTTTGGTACTTGACTTAATATTCTTTTAATGTGTCTTTGTCTTTGCCTGATGACTGCTATTGAAATGTTTAAAAGAATCTAATATATACTAGTATTATTACACAGTTTAAATGAGTCGAGAGAAGTATAAATAATGAGAGTCTGTTGTAGATATTTTCTCATGAAAGTTTGTTAGAGAAGATTGAAGTCGTGAGAGGGTTTGTCTCTGCGATTCAGTTTACTCAACGAGAAAGGTCCTTGGGATTGTAATTCACTTTCGATATTCAATAACCATACAAAAATTcgtttctttttaacttttctGGGCTAACCCATTAAGTGAATGTCCATCACTTCCACCatacagaagaagaaaaatgatatCTAAAGCATattatatgaaacatatttttttagtatttttccgATATTAAAACTGAAGGACCATGATGTATGTTGAATAATTGCAGCATATATTAATACCAAACAAAacttataaagaaaataataaacgaAGCCATACTACACGAACCCGTTGTATGAAGATAATGAACCAAAACTTTGCGTTGTACTCTCATACAAGAAATGGCAAATTTGCATGTTGTCTGTTTCAGAATGAGACCCCAAGGTTTCCTTTTATAGTTTACTTGAGACTTGGAGTGGAAGACTCGAAACTtagtaaaacaaaacaaagactcaaaacttggagagGGAGTCACTGCATGTCTGCATCTACTGCCGAGCCATCTATTATATcaagtttttaaaatctaaatcatCAAGTTTCTAAAATCTAAATCATCATCCCAGTTTTTCGAAAAGCTAAAATCTACCGAAAAATCAGAAACTACAAAAtagaaaactcaaaatccaaaaattaaatcaaaaacaaaaaataaaaaacgaaaaaatgaataaaaatcagTTTAAAATCAGTTTAAATTTTCAGAAgtaagaaaaaaggaaataaaactaaaaaggaaTTAGTGAACAACGTATAACTTCTCATAAATAAGATCTATAAGAATGCAAATCTGAAAATCAATTTAGATTTTGAGgaataacaaaaaaaggaagaagaaactaaaaaggaaattaaacatgataatttagtttaaaaaaactaaacacgataaacaacaaaaacaaaaggaaagagTGAAAACCCAAAGCGAATAGTGAACAACGTACTCAAGTAGCTTCATATAAATAAGAACGCTAGAGACTCATCTCTAAAGCTATCATTGATGCGATTATTTGTCtctcaagcaaaaaaaaaaacataaaatagcgTCAAAAGCCCTAATTACAGAGAATGAGTAAGATGGTGATGATTAGAgaagacaacaacaacagcaaagCTCCagatgtttttttgaaaaagaaagctCCAGATGTTGTTGGCCAATCTTCTTCAGTACTAGAGTTTGTCTGTTTTCTTGGCCGAGGTGGTTTTGGTTCGGTCGCTCTCATAAGAGACTCCAAACAAAGGTTACACGCTGAGAAATCATCTCCAATAGCTTACATGGAGAGTCTCAAGAAAGAGCATAGGATCATGCTTCGTTTCCGTAACCATCCACGCATCGTCCAAAccacaaaccctaatcttcaCATAGGTATCAACCTCGACCATTGTTACATCTACATGGAGTTTGCCTCCAAAGGTACTCTCCACAACTTCATCTCCAACTTCAGTGGCCAACCAATGCCTGAGGATATGATCAGACGTGCTGCTCTCATGATCCTTCAAGGACTCGAGGCTCTTCACTCTCGCGGCTACGTTCACTGCGACCTCAAGCCGGCTAACGTTCTCCTCTTCCCTTCCAAGATTGTCGGAGAGCCGTGGGATCTCAAGCTTGCTGACTTCGGTCTATCTAAGGAGCCTTCTTGTACGAATCCAAGGTCCTTGTCTGGCGGTACAAAGGAGTACATGCCCCCTGAGTCTTTGGGACCCAACCGAGTGAAGATGATTGGACCGGGTGTTGACATGTGGGCTCTAGGGTGTGTTGTGCTTCAGATGTTTGGAGGCCATCCAGTGAAGATGGGAGAATGTTTTTACAAGTGGAGGCTTCCGAGACTTGTATCTCCGCTGGCCAACGACTTCTTGAGGCGTTGCATGGCGTTGCACCCCTCACGCAGAGCCACCGCAGCTGATCTGTTGAAACATCCTTTTGTTTGCACCAAGGCTACATCATATGATTCATTCAGTACTGTCCTCCTCCTGTCTTAAGACACAAAAAAGTTAGGTTTATTCAGTTCAGTTCGTGTCTTAATAACAGTATAATTCATGGCTGGTACTTGACTTAATAATCTTTTCATGTATCTGTCTTTAATATCAGAGTATATTTTTCTAGAGTTTGATTCTTTGCCTCAGTGATTGCTATTTAGATGTTTTAAAAGAGACCTCTTTAATAAGTAAGAATCTAATATATTGCACAGTTTAAACTAGTCAAACAGAAAAGCATCATATCACATATTCAACAAGATGTATCTCTCAAAACAAGTTGAAGTTTGTTTGATTTACGATGAGCAATCAAGCAATCATCTCTCTTAACATAGTTTAGACACAACAACAAGATAACACAcataataagaagaaaaaga
This genomic interval from Brassica napus cultivar Da-Ae chromosome A6, Da-Ae, whole genome shotgun sequence contains the following:
- the LOC106386352 gene encoding DNA polymerase eta-like isoform X1, with the protein product MPVARPETSDARVIAHVDMDCFYVQVEQRKQPELRGLPTAVVQYNEWQGGALIAVSYEARSCGVKRSMRGEEAKAACPEIQLVQVPVARGKADLNTYRSAGSEVVSILAQSGKCERASIDEVYLDLTDAAESMLADAPPESLESIDEEALKSHILGMSREDGDDFKESVRDWICRKDADRRDKLLGCGIIIVAELRKQVLKETEFSCSAGIAHNKMLAKLASGMNKPAQQTVVPYAAVQELLSSLPIKKMKQLGGKLGTSLQTDLGIDTVGDLLQFSETKLQEHYGINTGTWLWNIARGISGEEVQGRLLPKSHGSGKTFPGPRALRSLSNVQHWLNQLSEELYERLSSDLEQNKRIASTLTLHASAFRSKDSDSHKKFPSKSCPLRYGVAKIQEDAFNLFQAALREYMGPFGPKPQGNKKETWRITGLSVSASKIVDIPSGTSSIMRYFQSQTTIPSCSASGFPQEHVAVTPSASESCSEQKSAETLPAMPEEDITVTYTSPDLDNSYRDIDIVLEKFPCQDASCQSNEAKEFPTQSGTQTKTIGRKINNSKEKNRGMPSIVDIFKNYNASPQAKEETQEDSTVSLTSNRGNLSSSTNHSSEVNQEVEDRRDTEWGYKVGEIDQSVFDELPYEIQRELRSFLRPNKRPNSGKSKSGDGSASSSIAHYFQPLKR
- the LOC106386351 gene encoding haloacid dehalogenase-like hydrolase domain-containing protein 3, which encodes MSLLSKLRCITVDVTGTLIAYKGELGDYYCMAAKAIGLPCPDYKRVHEGFKLAYTDMAQKYPCFGFSAKIPNVVWWKTVVRDSFVKAGYEYDEETFEKVFKRIYSTFGSAAPYSVFQDSRPFLRWARQKGLIVGLVSNAEYRYQEVILPALGLNKGEWDFGVFSGIEGVEKPDPRIYKLALERAGNIAPEEALHIGDSMRKDYVPAKSIGMHALLLDRFKTEAAKDWREAGAIVLPDLVAVQQLLESDKLKC
- the LOC106383454 gene encoding mitogen-activated protein kinase kinase kinase 20-like, with the protein product MSKMVMIREDNNNSKAPDVFLKKKAPDVVGQSSSVLEFVCFLGRGGFGSVALIRDSKQRLHAEKSSPIAYMESLKKEHRIMLRFRNHPRIVQTTNPNLHIGINLDHCYIYMEFASKGTLHNFISNFSGQPMPEDMIRRAALMILQGLEALHSRGYVHCDLKPANVLLFPSKIVGEPWDLKLADFGLSKEPSCTNPRSLSGGTKEYMPPESLGPNRVKMIGPGVDMWALGCVVLQMFGGHPVKMGECFYKWRLPRLVSPLANDFLRRCMALHPSRRATAADLLKHPFVCTKATSYDSFSTVLLLS
- the LOC106386352 gene encoding DNA polymerase eta-like isoform X2, with protein sequence MPVARPETSDARVIAHVDMDCFYVQVEQRKQPELRGLPTAVVQYNEWQGGALIAVSYEARSCGVKRSMRGEEAKAACPEIQLVQVPVARGKADLNTYRSAGSEVVSILAQSGKCERASIDEVYLDLTDAAESMLADAPPESLESIDEEALKSHILGMSREDGDDFKESVRDWICRKDADRRDKLLGCGIIIVAELRKQVLKETEFSCSAGIAHNKMLAKLASGMNKPAQQTVVPYAAVQELLSSLPIKKMKQLGGKLGTSLQTDLGIDTVGDLLQFSETKLQEHYGINTGTWLWNIARGISGEEVQGRLLPKSHGSGKTFPGPRALRSLSNVQHWLNQLSEELYERLSSDLEQNKRIASTLTLHASAFRSKDSDSHKKFPSKSCPLRYGVAKIQEDAFNLFQAALREYMGPFGPKPQGNKKETWRITGLSVSASKIVDIPSGTSSIMRYFQSQTTIPSCSASGFPQEHVAVTPSASESCSEQKSAETLPAMPEEDITVTYTSPDLDNSYRDIDIVLEKDASCQSNEAKEFPTQSGTQTKTIGRKINNSKEKNRGMPSIVDIFKNYNASPQAKEETQEDSTVSLTSNRGNLSSSTNHSSEVNQEVEDRRDTEWGYKVGEIDQSVFDELPYEIQRELRSFLRPNKRPNSGKSKSGDGSASSSIAHYFQPLKR
- the LOC125609865 gene encoding mitogen-activated protein kinase kinase kinase 20-like, yielding MTKMVMIKEDNNNNSKAPNVVGQSSSVLEFVCFLGRGSFGSVALIRDSKQRLHAEKSSPIAYMESLKKEHRIMLRFRNHPRIVQTTNPNLHIGINLDHCYIYMEFASKGTLHNFISNFSGQPMPEDMIRRAALMILQGLEALHSRGYVHCDLKPANVLLFPSKIVGEPWDLKLADFGLSKEPSCTNPRSLSGGTKEYMSPESLGPNRVKMIGPGVDMWALGCIVLQMYGGYPVKMGECCYKWRLPRLVSPLANDFLRRCMALHPSRRATAADLLKHPFV